From a region of the Candidatus Neomarinimicrobiota bacterium genome:
- the rpsP gene encoding 30S ribosomal protein S16 → MAVRLRFRRTGKKKQTHFRLVAADAKSKRDGRFIETLGHFNPRLDPPTAVINEERVFYWIGAGAEMTEAFHSLMKNHGLLLKYELIKKGVSESEIEAEMQKWAMSHDLRQQRKADKSAKKKKKKAEMTAKAVEAEEAVGEPKLEEVVEAEVEEEAAIAEPGEAKEEEKVPEEVSEASEAVVEAEQEAVAEKVDAEKSEAAAVDEPAAETVEASEPEEPKAEEKTTEDVEETATEKAEVKEEVAEEKPEEAEVTEEKPEEPEDKTSKDEEPETPPEDTGESVEEAKEAEPVEEAEKEKEAEAQVEKTEDSAVVAEEEKPEEEKKTDEAIEEEPAETTEKLTEAAAEEEVKDKPAKPVKKKETVAKKAPAKKKAEPKLKKAAPKKPSKSAKKEPKKKPAAKKPAKAKPKKTES, encoded by the coding sequence TTGGCGGTAAGGTTACGATTTCGAAGAACGGGTAAGAAAAAGCAGACCCATTTTCGCCTCGTGGCGGCGGATGCTAAGTCAAAACGGGACGGGAGATTCATAGAAACGCTCGGTCACTTTAATCCACGGCTCGACCCGCCGACGGCGGTGATCAACGAGGAACGGGTATTTTACTGGATCGGCGCCGGAGCAGAAATGACTGAAGCGTTCCACTCGCTAATGAAAAATCATGGACTGCTTCTTAAATATGAGTTGATCAAAAAAGGTGTGTCCGAGAGTGAAATAGAAGCAGAGATGCAGAAGTGGGCGATGTCCCATGATCTCCGGCAGCAAAGGAAGGCAGATAAATCCGCCAAGAAGAAGAAAAAGAAAGCGGAAATGACGGCAAAAGCCGTTGAAGCCGAAGAGGCGGTCGGCGAACCTAAATTAGAAGAAGTCGTAGAAGCTGAAGTCGAGGAAGAAGCCGCTATAGCGGAACCCGGAGAAGCTAAAGAAGAAGAAAAAGTTCCGGAGGAGGTTTCAGAAGCGAGCGAGGCTGTCGTTGAAGCGGAACAGGAAGCAGTAGCTGAGAAAGTAGACGCCGAGAAGAGCGAAGCTGCAGCTGTGGATGAACCGGCTGCTGAAACGGTCGAGGCGAGCGAACCCGAGGAGCCGAAAGCGGAAGAAAAAACGACGGAGGATGTTGAAGAAACGGCAACAGAAAAGGCAGAAGTTAAAGAAGAAGTAGCTGAAGAAAAACCGGAAGAGGCGGAAGTCACGGAAGAAAAACCGGAGGAACCGGAAGATAAGACATCTAAGGATGAAGAACCGGAGACGCCGCCGGAAGATACCGGGGAATCGGTTGAAGAAGCAAAAGAAGCAGAACCGGTAGAAGAGGCGGAGAAGGAAAAAGAGGCTGAAGCTCAAGTTGAAAAAACTGAGGATTCGGCTGTAGTTGCCGAGGAAGAAAAACCGGAAGAAGAGAAAAAAACTGACGAAGCGATTGAGGAGGAACCTGCTGAGACGACCGAAAAGCTGACAGAAGCAGCAGCGGAAGAAGAAGTCAAGGATAAACCGGCTAAACCTGTGAAAAAGAAAGAAACCGTAGCGAAGAAAGCTCCGGCGAAAAAGAAGGCTGAACCTAAACTGAAAAAGGCGGCTCCGAAAAAGCCTTCCAAGTCTGCAAAAAAAGAGCCGAAGAAGAAACCGGCAGCGAAAAAACCGGCAAAAGCTAAACCGAAAAAAACCGAGTCATAG
- the rimM gene encoding 16S rRNA processing protein RimM, translating into MGEKIDGMENIDFSSEHGFVGTVQGAKGLKGELKIGLLTAHPAHLANLESIYLKIDDSPSTLYTIEKTTWKGSKLTIKLHGIDDRNTAEALRGAKLLVPEEAAYQPGEDEYFAEDLVGMEVVDTEGTILGKISEVLNYPAHDVYVISGGKNEFLVPAVHEYIREVNVNTGRVMIAVIDGLID; encoded by the coding sequence ATGGGAGAGAAGATAGACGGAATGGAAAATATTGATTTTTCAAGCGAGCATGGCTTTGTGGGCACAGTCCAGGGAGCCAAAGGATTAAAAGGAGAATTGAAGATTGGCTTGCTCACAGCGCACCCGGCGCATCTTGCGAACCTCGAAAGCATCTATTTAAAGATCGACGATTCTCCCTCAACGTTATATACCATAGAAAAAACAACCTGGAAAGGCTCGAAACTTACCATTAAACTGCATGGAATTGACGACAGGAACACCGCCGAAGCTTTGCGCGGCGCAAAACTGCTGGTTCCCGAAGAAGCAGCATATCAGCCGGGAGAAGACGAGTATTTCGCGGAGGACCTTGTCGGTATGGAAGTCGTGGATACAGAGGGCACGATTCTCGGAAAAATAAGTGAAGTGCTCAATTATCCCGCACACGACGTGTACGTCATATCGGGAGGCAAAAATGAGTTTCTGGTGCCGGCAGTCCACGAGTATATAAGAGAAGTGAACGTGAACACGGGGCGCGTGATGATCGCCGTGATTGACGGGCTAATAGACTGA